The following are from one region of the Desulfovibrio sp. JC010 genome:
- the dnaE gene encoding DNA polymerase III subunit alpha, with amino-acid sequence MSEFVHLHVHTEYSLLDGAIRIKDLCQQAKDYGMPAVAITDHGSMFGAVTFYMTAMDMGIKPIIGCEVYVAPGDIDDELAHTRKDRKGRYHLVLLAKNQQGYKNIIKLCSLGFLEGFHYKPRVSKYLLNKYSEGVIALSACLAGEVPRALMNEGLDAGIEMAKEYESIFPGNFYLEVQANGLDDQEQLNTLMYQCAEKTGLPLVATNDCHYLTKEDYEAHDLLLCIQTQTTVDAEKRFRMGTDQLYFKPQEEFEEYFAHVPEAIANTQKIAEMCNLEIELGNYYFPEYELPEGMTIETEFVRLCKEGLKKRIEAAPYEIDEKVYWERLDYELGVINEMGFPAYFLIVQDFINWAKDNRIPVGPGRGSAAGSIVAWALRITNIDPLPYDLLFERFLNVERISMPDIDVDFCERRRLEVVKYCSDKYGWDHVAQITTYGTMKTKAVIKDVGRAMGMHFSETDPIAKLVPDDPAVIAQGLGVKKAKITVPNAVEAIPELGNMVATDPKIAKLMDIATRLEGMSRHASTHAAGVVISDTPMTDYLPLYKGKKGEIVTQYDMKKVEKVGLIKFDFLGLRTMTVIEDCLDIIRLQDKEAPDLDTLTLDDQDTFDIFCKGDTDGVFQVESSGMRKYLRMLRPSCFEDIIAMLALYRPGPLGSGMVDEFIKRKHGEIDVTYLWPTLEPSLKPTYGVIVYQEQVMGAAMTIANYSLGEGDLLRRAMGKKIPEEMAKHRVRFVEGAKENEIPEQVANDIFDLMEQFAAYGFNKSHSAAYALISYYTAYLKAHFPVEFMAALMSTEMNNTEKIIMYINACRDMDVTVRQPDINLGVARFSVYEGDIIYGMAGIKNVGEEAIDEIVEERQKNGPFKDFIDFITRVNLRRVTKRVIEYLIRAGAFDSMGLPRSGLIASLDKAVSYGQKKTKEKESGMINMLDMLGGGGEAEEEAATISFEEFSMAEMDDKEMQRLEKEALGFYLTCHPLLSYRNEMNRLGLQTIEDCPKMVHEAQVRLGVIITGYKEIITKKSGKKMAFATIEDMTGSGELIIFPKTYEEVHQYLGQDIPLLIKGKVDNPPPEEGQEEAPAESKVMADEISPLENAQAGCVEAVPLSVHHTLCTDEGIAELKAILAGYPGSAPVTMQMFLPDSVCTLRLGHGYNIRPNGDFWKEFNQWRKNGNGKAKLQ; translated from the coding sequence ATGTCAGAATTCGTTCATCTGCACGTCCATACTGAGTACAGCCTCTTGGACGGTGCCATCCGCATCAAGGACCTCTGCCAGCAGGCCAAGGACTACGGCATGCCCGCAGTCGCCATCACCGACCACGGCTCCATGTTCGGTGCGGTTACCTTTTATATGACCGCCATGGATATGGGCATCAAGCCCATCATCGGCTGCGAAGTCTATGTTGCGCCCGGTGACATTGATGACGAACTGGCCCACACCCGTAAAGACAGGAAAGGCCGCTACCACCTCGTGCTGCTGGCAAAAAACCAGCAGGGTTACAAGAACATCATCAAACTCTGCTCGCTGGGTTTCCTTGAAGGCTTCCACTACAAGCCGCGAGTCAGCAAATACCTGCTCAATAAATACAGTGAAGGGGTCATCGCCCTTTCAGCCTGTCTTGCCGGTGAAGTGCCCCGTGCCCTGATGAACGAAGGGCTTGATGCCGGGATCGAGATGGCCAAAGAGTACGAATCCATTTTTCCGGGCAACTTCTACCTTGAAGTGCAGGCCAACGGCCTTGATGATCAGGAACAGCTCAACACCCTGATGTACCAGTGCGCCGAAAAAACAGGTCTGCCGCTGGTAGCCACCAACGACTGCCATTACCTGACCAAGGAAGACTACGAAGCGCACGACCTGCTGCTCTGCATCCAGACCCAGACAACTGTGGATGCGGAAAAACGTTTCCGTATGGGTACGGACCAGCTTTACTTCAAGCCGCAGGAAGAGTTTGAAGAATATTTCGCCCATGTGCCGGAAGCCATCGCCAACACCCAGAAGATTGCCGAGATGTGCAACCTGGAAATCGAGCTGGGCAACTACTACTTCCCGGAATACGAGCTTCCCGAAGGTATGACCATTGAGACAGAGTTTGTAAGACTCTGCAAGGAAGGTCTGAAGAAGCGCATTGAGGCTGCACCGTACGAAATCGATGAAAAGGTATACTGGGAACGCCTTGATTACGAACTGGGCGTCATTAATGAAATGGGCTTCCCGGCCTACTTCCTCATCGTTCAGGACTTCATCAACTGGGCCAAGGACAACCGTATTCCGGTCGGACCGGGCCGTGGCTCTGCAGCCGGGTCCATTGTTGCGTGGGCACTGCGCATCACAAACATCGACCCACTCCCATATGACCTGCTCTTTGAACGTTTTCTCAACGTTGAACGTATCTCCATGCCTGATATCGATGTCGACTTCTGCGAACGTCGCCGTCTGGAAGTAGTTAAATACTGCTCCGATAAATACGGCTGGGACCACGTGGCCCAGATCACCACCTACGGAACCATGAAGACCAAGGCGGTAATCAAAGACGTTGGTCGAGCCATGGGCATGCATTTTTCCGAGACCGATCCCATCGCCAAGCTGGTTCCGGATGATCCGGCGGTAATTGCACAGGGACTGGGGGTCAAGAAGGCCAAGATCACCGTCCCCAACGCGGTGGAAGCCATTCCCGAACTGGGCAACATGGTCGCCACCGACCCGAAAATCGCCAAGCTCATGGACATCGCCACCCGTCTGGAGGGCATGTCCCGCCATGCGTCAACCCACGCAGCCGGGGTTGTTATCTCCGATACGCCCATGACCGACTACCTGCCCCTCTACAAAGGTAAAAAGGGCGAAATCGTGACCCAGTACGACATGAAAAAGGTCGAAAAAGTCGGCCTGATCAAATTCGACTTTCTGGGACTACGCACCATGACCGTTATCGAGGACTGCCTCGACATCATCCGCCTTCAGGACAAGGAAGCCCCGGACCTCGATACCCTGACTCTTGATGATCAGGACACTTTCGATATTTTCTGCAAAGGGGATACGGACGGCGTCTTTCAGGTTGAATCTTCCGGTATGCGTAAGTATCTGCGCATGCTCCGCCCCAGCTGCTTTGAAGACATCATCGCTATGCTCGCCCTTTACCGTCCGGGTCCGCTGGGTTCCGGTATGGTTGATGAGTTCATTAAACGTAAGCACGGCGAAATCGACGTAACCTACCTCTGGCCCACCCTTGAGCCGAGTCTGAAGCCGACCTACGGGGTTATCGTCTATCAGGAGCAGGTTATGGGCGCGGCCATGACCATCGCCAACTACTCACTGGGTGAGGGTGACCTGCTCCGCCGGGCCATGGGTAAAAAAATTCCCGAAGAAATGGCCAAACACAGGGTCCGCTTTGTTGAAGGTGCAAAGGAAAACGAGATCCCGGAACAGGTTGCCAACGACATCTTCGACCTCATGGAACAGTTCGCGGCCTACGGTTTTAACAAATCTCACTCCGCAGCCTACGCGCTGATTTCATACTACACGGCCTATCTCAAGGCCCATTTCCCGGTGGAATTCATGGCGGCACTCATGAGTACTGAAATGAACAACACCGAAAAAATCATCATGTACATCAACGCCTGCCGCGACATGGACGTTACCGTACGCCAGCCGGACATCAACCTCGGCGTGGCCCGCTTTTCCGTGTATGAAGGCGATATCATTTACGGTATGGCCGGAATTAAGAACGTCGGCGAGGAAGCGATCGATGAAATTGTAGAAGAACGCCAGAAAAACGGTCCTTTCAAGGATTTCATTGATTTCATCACCCGCGTGAACCTGCGCCGCGTTACCAAGCGCGTAATCGAATACCTGATCCGTGCCGGGGCCTTTGATTCCATGGGGCTGCCCCGTTCCGGTCTCATCGCTTCTCTTGATAAAGCAGTTTCCTACGGTCAGAAAAAAACCAAGGAAAAAGAATCCGGCATGATCAACATGCTCGACATGCTCGGAGGCGGCGGCGAAGCCGAAGAGGAAGCAGCAACCATCAGCTTTGAAGAATTCAGCATGGCTGAAATGGACGACAAGGAAATGCAGCGTCTTGAAAAAGAAGCCCTCGGCTTCTACCTGACCTGCCATCCCCTGCTTTCCTACCGCAATGAAATGAACCGCCTCGGGTTGCAGACCATTGAAGACTGCCCGAAAATGGTCCACGAAGCACAGGTCAGGCTCGGGGTCATCATCACCGGATACAAAGAGATCATCACCAAGAAATCCGGCAAGAAAATGGCCTTTGCCACCATTGAGGACATGACCGGATCCGGGGAACTGATCATTTTCCCCAAGACTTACGAGGAAGTTCACCAATACCTCGGGCAGGATATCCCCCTGCTCATCAAGGGCAAGGTGGATAACCCGCCGCCCGAGGAAGGACAGGAGGAAGCCCCGGCGGAATCCAAGGTCATGGCTGATGAAATTTCACCGCTGGAAAATGCACAGGCCGGATGCGTGGAAGCAGTGCCGCTTTCCGTACACCACACCCTGTGTACCGATGAGGGAATCGCCGAGCTCAAAGCGATTCTCGCCGGATATCCCGGTTCCGCACCGGTAACCATGCAGATGTTCCTGCCGGACTCAGTCTGTACCCTGCGCCTCGGACACGGCTACAACATCCGCCCCAACGGAGACTTCTGGAAAGAATTCAACCAATGGCGCAAAAACGGGAACGGCAAAGCAAAATTGCAATAA
- a CDS encoding SLC13 family permease encodes MEFSAIYINDRLPLILLFVTGYILYRVTASVGLPEYIAARAVRFSRNRADLLLLSLIVVSALLSMFIPNAVTVLAMIPVIRKLDDELQNMTTPLTLSIIYGANIGGMGSLIGSPANLLLIGALDLFNIPGRERITFFNWFEWAVPLVLLLLLLAWFVVRFALPKCNAELIHAYEEESLKVKQHRGLYVFGLFMLFWSGSSFLAEAVPEFRVYESLAAAAFTIAFCGYVFGSRLLRLRDLVEGIPRRGVLFLGLLGVLVVLVRLMRLDEQAASLFTSILDCLGQSGEGFGIYLATAFMVILLTEFLSNTVVSMAFFAVMVHVGAAYALNPLPLMILVSAASTCAFMTPVATPCNSLAVGEMRGMSLRTMLALGMVLNVFGALLLSFWIWKVVPLVYG; translated from the coding sequence ATGGAATTCTCTGCAATATATATAAATGATAGGCTGCCTCTAATCCTGCTTTTCGTGACCGGGTATATCCTCTACCGGGTGACGGCTTCCGTGGGGCTGCCGGAATACATCGCCGCAAGGGCGGTGCGCTTCAGCCGGAACCGGGCGGACCTGCTGCTTCTGTCACTCATCGTTGTCTCGGCACTGCTTTCCATGTTCATTCCCAATGCAGTTACTGTGCTGGCCATGATCCCGGTTATCCGCAAGCTTGATGATGAACTGCAAAACATGACCACCCCGCTGACCCTATCCATTATATATGGGGCAAACATCGGGGGCATGGGGTCTCTCATCGGCAGTCCGGCCAATCTGCTGCTTATCGGGGCGCTGGACCTGTTCAATATTCCGGGGCGTGAACGTATAACCTTTTTTAACTGGTTCGAGTGGGCCGTGCCGCTGGTGTTGCTACTGCTTTTGCTGGCGTGGTTCGTGGTGCGTTTTGCCCTGCCTAAGTGTAATGCTGAGTTGATACATGCGTACGAAGAGGAGTCGTTAAAGGTTAAGCAGCATAGGGGACTTTATGTATTCGGGCTGTTTATGCTCTTCTGGAGCGGATCATCGTTTCTTGCAGAAGCCGTACCTGAATTCAGGGTGTATGAGTCATTGGCAGCAGCTGCCTTTACGATAGCATTCTGCGGGTATGTCTTCGGAAGCAGGTTGTTGCGATTGCGGGATTTGGTTGAAGGAATACCTAGGCGCGGTGTGCTCTTTCTGGGGTTGCTGGGAGTGCTGGTCGTACTGGTGCGGTTAATGAGATTGGATGAGCAGGCCGCAAGTCTGTTTACATCTATATTGGATTGCTTGGGCCAGAGCGGCGAGGGATTCGGAATATATCTGGCAACAGCCTTTATGGTAATCCTGCTGACTGAATTTCTGAGCAATACTGTGGTCTCAATGGCTTTCTTTGCCGTTATGGTCCATGTGGGGGCGGCTTACGCTCTAAATCCATTGCCGCTGATGATTCTGGTTTCAGCTGCATCCACTTGTGCCTTCATGACCCCGGTGGCAACACCCTGCAATAGTCTGGCTGTAGGGGAAATGCGTGGGATGTCGCTGCGGACGATGCTGGCACTGGGGATGGTTTTGAATGTTTTCGGGGCCTTGCTGCTGTCATTCTGGATATGGAAGGTTGTTCCGCTGGTTTATGGCTAA
- the dtd gene encoding D-aminoacyl-tRNA deacylase produces the protein MKLVIQRTSGGKVEVDGAIVGEIGPGLMVLAGFGKNDTEELPGSKVWNTLIDKMIGLRIFEDEEGRMNRSLEDMGGDVLLVSQFTLYASCKKGRRPSFTGAAAPQLAGDLFNRLVADVTEKAPAKVATGQFGAMMNVDFVNWGPVTIILDSEDFI, from the coding sequence ATGAAACTGGTCATTCAGAGGACAAGCGGCGGCAAGGTTGAAGTGGACGGAGCCATTGTGGGCGAAATAGGTCCCGGACTTATGGTGCTGGCCGGATTCGGCAAAAACGATACCGAAGAACTGCCCGGCTCTAAAGTCTGGAACACTCTTATCGATAAGATGATCGGGCTGCGCATTTTCGAAGATGAAGAAGGACGCATGAACCGTTCACTGGAAGATATGGGCGGGGACGTGCTGCTGGTTTCCCAATTCACTCTTTACGCATCTTGCAAAAAGGGCCGCAGACCTTCATTCACGGGTGCTGCCGCGCCGCAGCTGGCCGGCGATCTTTTTAACCGTCTGGTGGCGGATGTTACGGAAAAGGCCCCTGCAAAAGTAGCTACCGGGCAGTTCGGGGCCATGATGAATGTTGATTTTGTTAACTGGGGACCGGTGACCATCATACTGGATTCAGAGGATTTTATCTAA
- a CDS encoding STAS domain-containing protein: MAEAISIADGTLTLKCGKEITIETIYEFKEQVEQKSESSEVETVIADLSEARFLDSSGIGFLVSLNSRLKSNNKNMYLLRPSEQICKTLELVRLISFFTIIEDEREIP, encoded by the coding sequence ATGGCGGAAGCAATAAGTATAGCAGATGGGACTCTGACCCTTAAGTGCGGCAAAGAGATCACCATTGAGACCATTTATGAGTTCAAGGAACAGGTTGAACAGAAAAGTGAGTCCTCTGAAGTTGAAACTGTTATAGCCGACCTGTCCGAAGCCCGCTTTCTGGACAGTTCAGGGATCGGTTTTCTCGTATCACTGAACTCACGTCTTAAAAGCAACAACAAAAACATGTATCTGCTGCGCCCCAGCGAACAAATCTGCAAAACGTTGGAACTCGTGAGACTCATATCCTTTTTCACCATCATTGAAGATGAAAGGGAAATCCCTTAA
- the queD gene encoding 6-carboxytetrahydropterin synthase QueD: MPKGKWKLKVKKDFSSAHQLRNYGGKCENMHGHNFGVEVEIEGDRLDSKVEILMDFKELKKELNAVLDTLDHKHLNSLEYFEHRNPSSENIARYIYEEMKKRVESEHVRMVFASVSEKESSVATYFEE, translated from the coding sequence ATGCCTAAGGGAAAATGGAAACTTAAAGTTAAAAAAGACTTCAGTTCAGCGCACCAGCTTCGTAATTACGGCGGCAAATGCGAGAACATGCACGGCCACAACTTCGGTGTTGAGGTTGAGATTGAGGGCGACAGACTTGATTCCAAGGTTGAGATCCTCATGGACTTCAAGGAGCTGAAAAAAGAGCTGAACGCAGTTCTGGACACTCTGGACCACAAACACCTGAACAGTCTGGAATATTTTGAACACCGCAATCCTTCTTCCGAGAACATTGCCCGTTATATTTATGAAGAGATGAAGAAGCGGGTCGAGAGCGAACATGTACGCATGGTCTTTGCTTCTGTTTCCGAAAAAGAAAGTTCCGTAGCAACTTACTTCGAGGAATAG
- a CDS encoding ATP-binding protein: MHRFVLEAIPTPEESREIARKAILILKEFIADENILHDMDLVLTEGCSNVARHAYEKHEDCNRLELTITVHPEKHIIFEIADWGKGLCSKSIDFSMPSPEAVGGRGMFIMSELMDSFELIKENGKNIIKLTRKLKEEQWRKQ; the protein is encoded by the coding sequence ATGCATCGCTTTGTGCTGGAAGCAATTCCGACCCCTGAAGAAAGCAGGGAAATAGCCCGCAAGGCAATACTCATCCTCAAAGAATTTATTGCGGATGAAAACATTCTCCACGATATGGATCTGGTACTGACCGAAGGATGCTCCAATGTGGCCCGGCATGCTTATGAAAAACATGAAGACTGCAACAGACTGGAACTGACAATTACCGTTCACCCCGAAAAGCATATCATTTTTGAAATTGCGGATTGGGGCAAAGGGTTGTGTTCTAAATCAATAGACTTCTCCATGCCCTCACCGGAAGCAGTAGGAGGACGCGGCATGTTCATCATGTCCGAGCTCATGGATTCATTTGAACTGATCAAAGAGAACGGAAAGAATATCATAAAGCTGACCCGTAAGTTAAAGGAAGAGCAATGGCGGAAGCAATAA